One window of Dysidea avara chromosome 11, odDysAvar1.4, whole genome shotgun sequence genomic DNA carries:
- the LOC136238175 gene encoding protocadherin Fat 4-like, translating into MATCCYLLCYLTVFTLIGIVIGNENCTLSILSVDMRNINCSVHENIPSDTLILDASSFLAITETTFYELITDGDVVDAFNQHFSYPTQRSNVFVLRSRGDFDREQMFGALSDPSKTGSMLVWSGALLVENANTNVLVFYTLNIHVMDENDNAPVFDEDTITRTVVEVLDSSIPSSPILRYLPEAVDNDEQHNAIQNYTLSDTYDGLFRLVVRLEGSSNIIRLESTQGLDRETRDNYTFQVEARDGGNQAGVLNVLLIVEDINDNSPTVPQTRYSAMIQESSDTQPVIDINATDADSGSNGEITYTLTVSSGIRTITGFFIINTTTGEIRTTGLIDRENASQYHMTVRITDGGSPANQITVTVDVSVADINDNAPKVSVNLNELTEGKVREDFEVGRIIGAVTVSDPDEGDNARITDPVLVDLDMPDEPPTTFTLQARDQADIWDLVLSQPLDRERRENYNLVIMVSDHGMPVLTTNESLSIGVFDINDNRPIFNTSNSYRVTVPENIPVNDFVIGVHASDLDSGSNGAITYSLADPSLEFQYQEYFNIHPTLGDVTVARSLDREEIDQLYIEVIATDTGVDPRSSQRSVLVILTDVNDNRPIFAADTSAQITIRENLDAQLIYNFSAVDPDLPPFANVTYSLVNTQGGPFMIDTDSGSLFTTDSLDREVNSDYQLRIGASDDDAFDPRYFNFSVLVDDVNDVAPSFADATHFETVPENATIDTIIATLVVNDPDLNNGLQFTIVSGNSERKFAVRTSGSSGIVVVVSSLDRETTDSYTLVVSVMDSAPNVATNTTSVEITVSDINDHPPQFDRLSYTFTVTENSPMTNVGRVFAISNDTGVYGRVIYRITGGNSENFFTINQQNGSISTLRSVDREMNEMFQLIITAEDGGTPPLYNETRVTINVGDLNDNQPMFNPSHVNISLREDFSLMQTFYTASANDDDIGENAVSRYSVVSTDYNGFRINVSTGELSLTNMLDYNAASSIQVVIEARDSGRSDFTARLYLNISVIDIDDRLPRFPPDFPTSTVVNETVLGGHVLLRFQAVIIAPSEASHFGYSLSGHQGDFELRTQNGDASIVVVGLNRENIDRYTLNITITNLVADIANLTNSKLLEVIVSDSNDNYPSFTETHYRFEVPENLDEHIFNPVEATDDDDGSNAMIRYTLRDPSDYFIISPMDGVIRTVMPLDHDAAPTHSLVVVASDMGNPPKSTTAGVTISVIDLNDNFPVFSPDQLYRFEIEEDADVGALVGRVVATDNDSGQFGTIFYSIEGGNPGNKFAINQDGEITVSNSLDRETISLYSLMIGVADNGSPPNSVLQVFNVTVLDVNDEAPIFDSSQNRVVLIGENVTPGHLVATVSASDGDTGTNSIVSYMLGSGNYNDAFSIDPSLGEIRTESRLDHEVIFYYPLEVIALDMGSPSRKSLQLFNITVTNVNNHNPVFDLTRYEVTVREDASLSTILLRVHAEDDDSGNLGEVTYEILVQSPTRDFRIDDNGNIRPLRTLNYEHQPEYLLDVAAVDGDRISTNKRTGTTQVHVVIQNINDNDPSFLNLPHTVRLSELVSLDSVAYVASAVDPDSDTLQYSITGGNNDNKFMMNSQTGEVFISSQLDRDVTSSYSLTVTVTDGTNAVSSQLNIVVEDVNDNSPVFSMDPYMLDVPELSIPGSVVGTITATDDDEGVNAQIEYTLVEPSDYFSINRSTGELMLLVSIDRENPLSTLIITFQVTATDMGIIFRNSRTTDVTIQITDENDNPPVFTQNLFRFVIPRSFSVGAPFGRINATDADERTNAEHSFRITESSNGFLLFKVNETTGDLSLKSSLTTESRQSYTLTVRATDLLRHEFYNDTMVEVVVTDTNDHPPVFGNDTYFITLSEASTTPQVILTVEATDEDSGVEFANIRYSFASLHSQFIINESTGAITLTDSLDYESITEYSLLVHAVNPNGRNSSATVRIYVTDVNDNVPQFIDLPNTLTISEVPYVNLEVLHITAVDLDSGRVSYSITNGEAMSVFRIDNNTGVVTNLVELTAGSTHTLDIAATDSDGTTTPATIVLTVTDLSSQSPLIDTAGISVMVPENTAVNTPIHSLNVTSQLASSAPIQYRISNGSGGIFSINETTGQLLLANSLDREQSPAYYFILEAYQITSGTRYSSYIEVVILVGDINDNAPVIRNPWIVRNVSEGEDVNFPVVTVMADDDDEGNNADLRYTFTAGNEGNVFSIGPTNGLIVLQERLDRETMRAHRLTVTVSDRGSPSLSSTAIVNIGVLDVNDVAPSFRSANYTFRVPENATQQFVIGVVSAIDPDLSPTELRYSVTSLTAYKNDMTVTMPLTSFRVGDTSGQITLNHNLDHETVDMYVIRIGVSDGVRSNSTYVTVMIVDCNDEAPVFSTTTYTKRIPELSATGMSVIQVTASDGDSGLNGIVRYSLSNAGQFSIDPVTGVISLSSPAPMYRSNVRLVGTVVATDLGNTPQSATATVTISLIDINNHAPQLSPPYVKEIFDDAVVGMTILTVSASDDQDQGANSDVSYYISGIQGPVMIPFEIDRTTGVISVSNKVVPDVVTFTVTAINENPDPFAAQYVLSSSATVQITVYQVNLNPPQFDRTSYTTEVSELEDVNYVALHVNATDGDEGSVVSYSLKSSVSLPFTISSTGAISLTNTLDRETIDIYNFEVVATDDGRPRKNSTVSVTIRVLDENDNDPQFSANIIDASVKENEAPNTLVRAITAVDADSVVNTRLTYSINNTQVFTIDQDSGRITTNEEIDREEVAEFYLQIVANDNGNPTSRSSSAIVRVTVLGVNEYRPAFNSTSPRNFNVSTKASRGSIVGQLLAYDQDKGKEGELIFTFVEFDDRYDPNDFFYINSSGFIILNATSRGSQGNSNRRKRQAEDSETEDLIPIATGVEVRDNGSDPVTAHTRITIVIPESFATRPTTSGSDPSDFPLIPIVAAVVCAVVVFVVILIVLCVCYRCRRRGRNKLYSPTITVTETAARPPGSERVSVVSFTPTNVNGTAQLDSRTEATTTRLEVVAEETSAPHAHVSTTSDSEPASGIFGDDESESVSRMRVNNAEHVSPSGRHRSPQHSRPPPISRSTSDLNAAVNGQIPHASNGFLRRQDDEEAHPYTRDQLIAIYAANANLLTNSPSQDSIHMFGSEGGGEADGDIDMDNYMFAKFAGGLDSADEESVVGMNNDAYTVSSRGRSSIASRSSGGGIDEGPEDLWRGSRTSGFRTHLVTDVIDELQHTASLSKENLSQPKEKRKSKPATHMMQFRETSFTTKKPTGNSYTRHTGSMQNVRYPDHVGNSQYEYDGRRSSKSQYASSGALCPLSYSSRASELTLPPYRPGEAPPPYGNELSPPMRPVQPPEPDSPSSDSDSSEYPPTTSNVPTYAPQPVSPQPSLPTTNSSISLDHPEFHRQPLFTKPYSNKLIANGAVSRAHTGSMPQVYPGSIHGNSIGQGMDRPRYVNGNLRL; encoded by the coding sequence ATGGCTACTTGCTGCTACCTGCTGTGCTATCTAACTGTTTTTACTCTAATTGGGATCGTCATTGGAAATGAAAACTGTACATTATCTATACTCAGCGTAGATATGCGCAACATAAATTGTTCTGTTCATGAAAACATTCCAAGTGACACTCTTATCTTAGATGCATCATCATTTTTAGCAATCACTGAAACCACTTTCTATGAACTCATAACTGATGGGGATGTCGTGGATGCATTTAATCAACATTTTAGTTATCCTACGCAGCGTTCAAATGTGTTTGTACTGCGAAGTAGAGGAGATTTTGACCGTGAGCAGATGTTTGGTGCTTTGTCTGATCCATCTAAAACTGGCAGTATGCTTGTCTGGTCTGGAGCACTATTAGTAGAAAATGCCAACACAAATGTTCTAGTATTTTACACACTAAACATTCATGTAATGGATGAAAATGATAATGCTCCTGTGTTTGATGAAGATACCATTACAAGAACAGTAGTGGAAGTGTTAGATTCCTCCATTCCATCGTCACCCATTCTTAGATACTTACCAGAAGCTGTAGATAATGATGAACAGCATAATGCCATACAGAACTACACACTTTCAGATACCTATGATGGTCTGTTCAGACTGGTAGTCAGACTTGAGGGTAGTTCAAACATCATTCGCTTGGAGAGCACACAAGGTTTAGACCGTGAAACTAGAGACAACTACACGTTCCAAGTTGAGGCTAGAGATGGTGGCAACCAAGCTGGTGTGCTTAATGTCTTGTTGATAGTAGAGGACATCAATGATAATTCTCCGACAGTCCCACAAACTAGATATTCTGCGATGATTCAGGAGTCATCGGATACTCAGCCTGTAATAGATATTAATGCTACTGATGCTGATTCTGGGAGCAATGGTGAAATAACTTATACACTGACTGTCAGTAGTGGGATTCGTACTATAACCGgcttttttattattaatactaCAACTGGTGAGATTCGAACCACGGGGCTGATAGATCGTGAGAATGCTTCACAATACCATATGACGGTCAGAATTACAGATGGTGGTAGTCCTGCCAACCAAATTACAGTCACCGTGGATGTAAGTGTAGCAGACATTAATGACAATGCTCCGAAAGTGAGTGTCAATTTGAATGAATTAACTGAAGGAAAAGTGCGCGAAGATTTTGAAGTGGGGAGGATTATTGGAGCTGTGACTGTGTCCGATCCAGATGAAGGTGATAATGCTAGGATCACAGATCCTGTCCTGGTAGATCTAGACATGCCCGACGAACCTCCTACAACATTCACGTTACAAGCTCGAGATCAAGCTGACATCTGGGATTTGGTGCTATCACAGCCTTTGGACAGAGAAAGGCGCGAGAATTACAATTTAGTGATTATGGTTAGTGACCATGGGATGCCAGTTCTCACTACAAACGAGAGTCTCAGTATTGGAGTGTTTGATATCAATGACAATAGACCAATATTCAACACATCAAATAGCTACAGAGTTACTGTACCAGAGAATATTCCTGTGAATGACTTTGTGATAGGCGTACATGCTAGTGACTTGGACAGTGGGTCAAACGGAGCTATCACTTATTCATTAGCAGATCCTAGCTTAGAATTTCAGTATCAGGAATACTTTAACATTCATCCAACACTGGGTGATGTAACAGTAGCAAGGAGTTTAGACCGTGAAGAAATTGACCAACTGTATATAGAAGTGATAGCTACTGACACAGGGGTAGACCCCAGATCGTCACAGAGATCTGTGTTAGTAATACTGACAGACGTAAACGACAATCGACCTATATTTGCTGCAGATACAAGCGCACAAATTACAATACGTGAAAACTTGGACGCTCAACTGATTTATAACTTTTCAGCCGTTGACCCAGATCTGCCCCCATTTGCTAATGTCACTTACTCCCTGGTGAACACACAAGGAGGCCCTTTCATGATTGACACAGACAGTGGCTCACTCTTTACCACAGATTCATTAGACAGAGAGGTAAATTCAGATTATCAATTGCGAATCGGTGCTTCAGATGATGATGCATTTGATCCACGTTATTTTAACTTTAGTGTTTTAGTAGATGATGTGAATGACGTGGCCCCCAGCTTTGCTGACGCCACACACTTTGAAACAGTGCCAGAAAATGCTACCATTGACACTATTATAGCTACACTGGTAGTGAATGATCCTGACTTAAATAATGGACTACAGTTTACTATTGTGAGCGGTAATAGTGAAAGAAAGTTTGCTGTGCGTACATCAGGTTCAAGTGGAATTGTGGTGGTAGTTTCTAGTCTGGACAGAGAGACGACTGACAGTTACACACTGGTTGTAAGTGTAATGGACAGTGCTCCCAATGTAGCTACAAACACTACTAGTGTTGAGATTACTGTATCAGACATCAATGATCACCCACCTCAGTTTGATAGACTGTCGTACACTTTTACTGTTACTGAAAATTCTCCCATGACAAATGTTGGTAGAGTGTTTGCCATAAGCAACGATACTGGTGTTTACGGTAGGGTGATATATCGGATAACTGGTGGCAATAGTGAAAACTTTTTTACAATAAATCAACAGAATGGCTCTATTTCAACTTTAAGGAGCGTTGACCGGGAAATGAATGAAATGTTTCAGTTGATAATTACAGCTGAAGATGGAGGTACTCCACCACTATACAACGAAACTCGAGTAACAATAAATGTTGGAGACTTGAATGATAACCAGCCAATGTTTAATCCTTCACATGTAAATATCTCCTTAAGAGAAGATTTCTCATTGATGCAGACTTTTTATACCGCCTCTGCTAATGACGATGATATAGGAGAGAATGCAGTTTCCAGATATTCTGTTGTATCCACCGATTACAATGGTTTCAGAATTAATGTAAGCACAGGAGAACTCAGTTTAACAAACATGCTAGACTACAATGCTGCATCTAGTATACAAGTGGTAATAGAGGCAAGAGATTCTGGTAGGTCTGACTTTACCGCTCGTCTCTATCTCAATATATCTGTTATCGATATTGATGACCGCCTGCCTCGCTTCCCACCAGATTTTCCCACTTCGACAGTCGTGAATGAAACTGTGCTTGGAGGTCATGTTTTGCTTAGATTTCAAGCAGTTATTATTGCACCTTCCGAAGCTAGTCATTTTGGTTATTCTCTTTCTGGTCACCAAGGAGATTTTGAGTTACGTACTCAAAATGGTGATGCGTCAATTGTTGTTGTTGGACTAAACCGTGAAAACATAGACCGGTATACTCTTAACATTACCATAACCAACCTCGTAGCTGACATTGCTAATTTGACCAATTCAAAACTACTTGAGGTAATAGTGTCAGATAGTAATGACAACTATCCCAGCTTTACTGAAACACACTACAGGTTTGAAGTACCGGAGAACTTGGATGAACACATCTTCAATCCGGTTGAAGCTACAGACGATGATGATGGATCTAACGCAATGATACGTTACACATTACGAGATCCTTCTGACTATTTCATAATCAGTCCAATGGATGGTGTGATCCGAACTGTTATGCCACTCGACCATGATGCTGCTCCAACACACTCTTTAGTAGTCGTTGCCAGTGACATGGGTAATCCCCCTAAATCAACCACAGCTGGTGTGACAATATCTGTTATCGATTTAAATGACAACTTTCCAGTGTTTTCACCCGACCAGTTGTACAGGTTTGAGATTGAAGAAGATGCTGATGTAGGAGCTTTGGTTGGAAGGGTTGTAGCAACTGATAACGATTCTGGTCAATTTGGAACTATCTTCTACAGTATAGAAGGCGGTAATCCTGGGAACAAGTTTGCTATTAACCAGGATGGGGAAATTACTGTAAGCAACTCCTTGGACAGGGAAACAATAAGTTTGTATTCGCTGATGATTGGTGTGGCAGATAATGGTTCTCCACCTAATAGTGTATTGCAGGTTTTTAATGTGACGGTTTTAGATGTTAACGATGAGGCTCCAATTTTTGATAGTTCACAGAATCGTGTTGTATTGATTGGAGAGAACGTCACACCTGGACATTTAGTAGCAACTGTATCAGCATCAGATGGTGACACTGGGACCAACTCAATTGTCAGTTACATGCTTGGGTCTGGTAATTACAATGATGCATTCAGTATTGACCCATCATTAGGGGAAATAAGAACTGAGTCACGTTTAGATCATGAAGTAATCTTTTATTATCCTTTAGAAGTGATAGCTCTTGACATGGGCTCCCCTAGTAGGAAATCTTTACAGTTGTTTAACATAACTGTCACCAATGTGAATAATCATAATCCTGTTTTTGACTTGACACGGTATGAGGTAACAGTAAGAGAGGATGCCTCATTAAGTACCATCTTGTTAAGGGTACATGCTGAAGATGATGACTCAGGTAACCTAGGTGAAGTCACATATGAGATACTAGTACAATCACCTACAAGAGATTTTAGAATTGATGATAATGGGAACATTCGACCACTGAGGACGCTCAATTATGAGCACCAACCTGAGTACCTATTAGATGTAGCGGCTGTTGATGGTGATCGAATATCAACAAAtaagagaactggaacaactCAAGTCCATGTGGTTATACAGAACATCAACGATAATGATCCAAGTTTTCTCAACCTACCCCACACAGTCAGGTTATCTGAGCTGGTGTCACTTGACTCTGTTGCTTACGTGGCTTCAGCTGTTGATCCAGACTCAGACACTTTACAGTATTCCATCACAGGAGGTAATAATGACAACAAGTTTATGATGAATTCTCAGACAGGTGAAGTGTTTATCAGTTCACAACTAGATCGTGATGTTACCTCAAGTTATAGCCTCACCGTAACAGTCACAGATGGGACAAATGCAGTCAGTTCTCAACTCAACATTGTTGTTGAAGATGTCAATGACAACTCCCCAGTGTTTTCTATGGATCCGTACATGTTAGATGTACCAGAATTATCCATTCCTGGCAGTGTAGTGGgtaccatcacagccacagATGATGATGAGGGAGTCAATGCACAAATAGAGTACACTTTAGTTGAGCCCTCAGATTACTTCTCCATCAATCGTTCAACTGGAGAGTTAATGCTGCTGGTCTCTATTGACAGGGAAAATCCCTTGTCTACTCTGATCATTACTTTTCAAGTAACAGCTACTGATATGGGAATAATCTTCAGGAACTCTCGTACAACTGATGTTACCATACAGATCACTGATGAGAACGATAATCCTCCAGTTTTCACTCAAAATCTATTCCGGTTTGTCATCCCTCGTAGTTTTAGTGTCGGAGCACCATTTGGTCGCATCAATGCTACTGATGCAGATGAAAGGACTAATGCTGAACACTCATTTAGAATCACTGAAAGTTCAAATGGATTTCTTCTATTTAAAGTAAATGAAACCACTGGCGATCTTTCCCTGAAGTCGTCTCTTACTACTGAATCACGTCAATCATACACACTGACTGTAAGAGCTACAGACTTGCTCAGGCATGAGTTTTACAATGATACCATGGTTGAAGTGGTTGTAACGGACACCAATGATCACCCACCGGTGTTTGGTAATGATACATATTTCATAACACTGTCTGAAGCTTCTACCACACCACAAGTCATCTTGACTGTTGAGGCTACAGATGAAGACAGCGGTGTAGAATTTGCTAACATCAGATATTCATTTGCTAGTCTACATTCACAGTTTATCATCAATGAGTCTACTGGTGCCATTACACTAACAGACAGTTTAGATTATGAGTCCATTACAGAGTATTCATTGCTTGTCCATGCTGTGAATCCTAATGGAAGGAACTCAAGTGCAACAGTAAGAATCTATGTAACAGATGTTAATGATAATGTACCACAGTTTATTGATCTTCCcaacactttaacaatatcTGAAGTACCTTATGTCAATCTTGAAGTACTACACATAACTGCAGTAGACTTGGACAGTGGTCGTGTCAGTTATAGTATAACCAATGGAGAAGCAATGAGTGTGTTTAGAATTGATAATAATACAGGGGTGGTCACTAATTTAGTAGAACTTACAGCTGGGTCAACTCATACTCTAGATATAGCAGCTACTGATAGTGATGGAACCACAACTCCAGCGACCATTGTGTTGACTGTAACAGATCTGTCTTCCCAATCACCTTTAATAGATACTGCTGGAATAAGCGTGATGGTACCTGAAAATACTGCTGTGAATACTCCTATTCACAGCCTCAATGTAACCAGTCAACTGGCTTCGTCAGCTCCTATTCAATATAGAATATCAAATGGCTCTGGTGGAATTTTCTCAATAAATGAAACCACTGGACAATTGCTTTTGGCAAATTCTTTAGATCGTGAGCAGTCTCCAGCATATTACTTTATCCTGGAGGCATACCAGATTACATCAGGTACACGATACTCCAGTTACATAGAAGTTGTCATTTTAGTTGGTGATATTAATGATAATGCCCCAGTGATCCGAAATCCTTGGATAGTTAGAAATGTCAGTGAGGGTGAAGATGTCAATTTTCCAGTGGTGACAGTTATGGctgatgacgatgatgagggTAACAACGCTGACTTGAGATACACTTTCACAGCTGGTAATGAAGGAAATGTATTCAGCATTGGGCCAACTAATGGACTGATTGTATTACAAGAACGTCTTGATAGAGAGACTATGAGAGCACACAGGTTAACAGTTACAGTTTCAGATAGAGGTTCTCCTTCTTTGTCCTCTACTGCCATAGTTAACATTGGGGTGCTGGATGTGAATGACGTTGCTCCAAGTTTCCGAAGTGCAAATTACACTTTTAGAGTGCCTGAGAATGCTACACAGCAATTTGTTATTGGAGTTGTGTCTGCTATCGATCCTGACTTGTCCCCAACTGAGCTTCGTTACTCAGTCACTTCTCTGACTGCGTACAAAAATGACATGACAGTCACAATGCCACTGACATCTTTCAGAGTTGGTGATACTTCAGGGCAAATTACTCTCAACCATAATCTGGACCATGAAACTGTAGACATGTACGTCATCAGAATAGGTGTTAGTGATGGCGTACGCTCAAATTCTACCTATGTGACTGTAATGATTGTGGATTGTAATGATGAAGCCCCTGTGTTTAGTACTACGACATATACCAAAAGAATTCCAGAGTTATCTGCTACTGGTATGTCTGTAATTCAAGTGACTGCAAGTGATGGAGACTCAGGGTTGAATGGAATTGTGCGTTACAGCCTCAGCAATGCAGGACAATTCAGTATTGATCCAGTCACTGGTGTTATATCTCTGTCAAGCCCTGCTCCAATGTATCGTTCTAATGTACGGCTAGTTGGTACCGTGGTTGCCACTGATCTGGGGAATACCCCTCAGagtgctactgctactgttacAATCAGTTTGATTGACATCAATAATCATGCACCACAGCTGTCGCCACCTTATGTCAAGGAGATATTTGATGATGCCGTTGTTGGAATGACCATCTTGACCGTCTCAGCCAGTGATGATCAAGATCAAGGAGCTAATTCAGATGTGTCATACTACATTTCTGGTATTCAAGGACCAGTTATGATACCATTTGAAATTGACCGAACCACTGGAGTGATTTCAGTGTCCAACAAAGTTGTACCGGACGTGGTGACTTTTACCGTAACAGCCATCAATGAAAATCCCGACCCATTTGCTGCCCAGTATGTTCTCTCTAGTAGTGCCACAGTACAAATCACAGTATATCAAGTGAACTTGAATCCACCCCAGTTTGATCGAACCAGTTACACAACTGAAGTGTCTGAGTTAGAAGATGTCAATTATGTCGCTCTACATGTGAATGCTACTGATGGGGATGAGGGCTCTGTTGTTTCATATTCTCTTAAGTCTTCAGTTAGTCTACCTTTTACTATCAGTTCCACTGGGGCTATCTCATTGACCAACACTCTGGATAGAGAAACAATCGATATTTACAACTTTGAAGTCGTAGCTACTGATGATGGAAGGCCTCGTAAGAACTCCACTGTTAGCGTGACTATAAGAGTATTAGATGAAAATGATAATGATCCACAATTCAGTGCTAACATAATTGATGCTAGTGTGAAAGAGAATGAAGCCCCCAATACACTAGTTCGTGCTATTACTGCTGTAGATGCAGACTCTGTAGTGAACACCAGGCTCACTTACTCAATAAACAATACACAAGTTTTCACAATTGATCAGGACAGTGGTAGAATCACTACCAATGAGGAAATAGACCGTGAAGAAGTGGCTGAGTTTTACCTCCAGATTGTGGCTAATGATAATGGCAATCCAACTAGTAGAAGTTCATCAGCTATTGTGCGTGTAACTGTGTTGGGTGTGAATGAGTATCGCCCTGCCTTCAACTCTACCAGTCCACGTAATTTTAATGTTTCCACTAAAGCTAGTCGAGGGAGCATAGTAGGCCAATTGCTTGCTTATGACCAAGACAAAGGCAAAGAAGGAGAGTTAATATTTACTTTTGTTGAATTTGATGACCGTTATGATCCAAATGATTTTTTCTACATTAACAGTTCTGGCTTCATCATACTGAATGCTACGTCACGAGGCAGTCAAGGAAATAGTAATAGAAGGAAACGACAAGCTGAAGACAGTGAAACAGAAGATCTCATACCTATTGCGACTGGAGTAGAAGTGCGAGACAATGGATCAGATCCCGTAACAGCTCATACACGCATAACCATTGTAATCCCCGAATCTTTTGCGACACGACCTACTACTTCAGGCTCTGATCCTAGTGACTTTCCTTTGATTCCTATTGTGGCAGCTGTAGTTTGTGCAGTAGTAGTGTTTGTTGTCATTCtaattgtgttgtgtgtatgctATCGTTGTCGTAGACGTGGACGGAACAAGCTATACAGTCCGACTATCACTGTGACAGAGACAGCCGCTAGACCACCAGGCAGTGAACGAGTCAGTGTTGTCAGCTTTACTCCAACAAATGTAAATGGAACAGCACAACTTGATTCCCGAACTGAAGCAACTACTACCAGACTGGAAGTTGTTGCTGAAGAGACAAGTGCACCTCATGCACATGTCTCGACTACTTCAGACAGTGAACCAGCTAGTGGAATATTTGGTGATGATGAATCAGAGTCAGTATCAAGGATGAGAGTGAACAATGCTGAGCATGTGTCTCCGAGTGGAAGACATCGTTCTCCACAACATTCCAGGCCACCACCAATATCACGCAGTACTTCAGATCTCAATGCGGCAGTTAATGGTCAGATCCCACATGCTTCTAATGGTTTCCTGAGAAGACAAGATGACGAAGAAGCACATCCGTACACCAGAGACCAGTTGATAGCAATATATGCTGCCAATGCAAACTTGTTAACAAACAGTCCCTCACAAGATTCCATACACATGTTTGGTTCAGAAGGTGGCGGAGAAGCAGATGGAGACATTGACATGGATAACTACATGTTTGCCAAATTTGCTGGCGGTCTGGACTCAGCTGATGAAGAATCAGTGGTAGGAATGAACAATGATGCATACACTGTTAGCAGTCGGGGAAGAAGCTCGATAGCTTCCAGATCTTCTGGTGGTGGCATCGATGAAGGCCCAGAAGATTTATGGAGAGGCTCACGCACTTCAGGATTCCGTACACATTTGGTAACTGATGTTATTGATGAACTACAGCACACCGCATCTTTGAGTAAAGAAAATCTCAGTCAGCCAAAAGAGAAACGGAAATCAAAGCCTGCCACACACATGATGCAGTTCAGAGAAACATCATTCACTACTAAGAAACCTACAGGCAACTCATACACTCGACACACAGGTAGTATGCAAAATGTACGCTACCCTGACCATGTGGGTAACAGTCAGTACGAGTACGATGGTAGAAGATCTAGTAAGAGTCAGTATGCGTCATCTGGAGCTTTATGTCCTCTAAGCTACAGTAGTCGAGCTTCTGAGCTTACTCTACCTCCATATAGACCAGGTGAAGCTCCCCCACCTTATGGTAACGAGCTGTCACCACCGATGAGACCAGTACAACCGCCCGAACCAGATTCACCAAGTAGTGACTCAGATTCATCTGAATATCCACCAACAACTTCTAATGTTCCCACTTATGCTCCTCAGCCAGTATCCCCACAACCTTCACTTCCTACAACAAATTCATCAATCTCACTAGACCATCCTGAGTTCCACAGGCAACCCCTATTCACCAAACCTTACAGTAATAAACTAATAGCCAATGGAGCTGTCTCTAGAGCACACACAGGGAGTATGCCACAAGTGTATCCTGGAAGTATCCACGGCAACAGCATCGGCCAAGGAATGGACAGACCAAGATATGTCAATGGAAATCTACGTTTATAA